Proteins from a single region of Synergistaceae bacterium:
- a CDS encoding ABC transporter permease, with protein sequence MPAKNVKKFIDAVGWPRLIIGLFLLSLFTAAPFVGVLVSTSLSNTLERFGMNGVLVLAMVPMVQAGCGLNFGLPLGIIAGLLGATLSIELGVRGVAGFATAIGLAAPIAAVLGYCYGQLLNRVKGSEMMIATYVGFSSVAFMCIAWFLLPYKSPTMIWGYGGSGLRTTISVNGYWQHILSDFMAVRTGHLAIPVGTFLFLAAMCFLVWFFMKTKTGTAMTAVGSNPEFAHASGVNVDRMRIVSVVLSTILGAVGILVYAQSFGFLQLYMGPFYMALPAVASILLGGASVNKATIWNVLVGTFLFQGVLTMTPAVINNVLQTDMSEVIRIIVSNGMILYALTRKVQVKR encoded by the coding sequence ATGCCCGCTAAAAACGTTAAAAAATTCATCGACGCGGTCGGATGGCCTCGACTCATTATCGGTCTTTTTCTCCTGTCCCTTTTCACCGCAGCCCCCTTTGTTGGGGTTCTGGTCTCCACGTCTTTGTCGAATACCCTCGAACGGTTCGGCATGAACGGGGTTCTGGTTCTGGCTATGGTGCCGATGGTTCAGGCTGGATGTGGTCTGAACTTCGGGCTTCCGTTGGGTATCATCGCCGGTCTTTTGGGCGCGACGCTCTCTATTGAGCTGGGTGTGCGTGGAGTCGCCGGCTTCGCGACCGCCATCGGCTTGGCCGCCCCCATCGCCGCCGTGCTGGGGTACTGTTACGGCCAATTGTTGAACCGCGTCAAGGGCAGCGAGATGATGATCGCCACTTACGTGGGCTTTTCCTCCGTGGCGTTCATGTGTATCGCGTGGTTCCTTTTACCCTATAAGAGCCCGACGATGATCTGGGGCTACGGCGGCAGCGGACTGCGTACAACCATCAGCGTTAACGGCTACTGGCAGCATATTTTAAGCGACTTTATGGCCGTGAGAACGGGCCATCTCGCCATCCCAGTCGGGACGTTTCTGTTTCTGGCGGCGATGTGTTTCCTCGTATGGTTCTTCATGAAGACGAAGACGGGAACGGCCATGACCGCCGTGGGTTCGAACCCGGAGTTCGCTCACGCATCGGGCGTCAATGTGGACCGTATGAGAATCGTCTCGGTCGTTCTATCAACCATCCTGGGGGCCGTAGGCATTCTCGTTTACGCGCAGAGTTTCGGCTTTCTCCAACTGTATATGGGTCCCTTCTACATGGCGCTTCCCGCCGTGGCCTCGATACTTTTGGGCGGGGCTTCCGTCAACAAGGCCACGATATGGAACGTGCTGGTGGGGACGTTCCTGTTTCAGGGTGTTCTGACCATGACTCCCGCCGTCATCAACAACGTCCTCCAGACGGACATGTCGGAGGTCATACGCATCATCGTCAGTAACGGCATGATTCTCTACGCTCTGACGCGGAAAGTGCAGGTGAAGCGATAA